A genomic stretch from Candidatus Kaelpia aquatica includes:
- a CDS encoding thiamine pyrophosphate-dependent enzyme: MQEDLFVAGHTACAGCGQSLAARIVLNTAGRDTIITNATGCLEVFSTGFPQTAWKVPFIHSLFENASAVASGVEIGLKALGIKDGVNVVSQGGDGGTADIGLQSLSGMLERGHDILYVMYDNEAYMNTGIQRSGMTPTYASTTTSPVGKLSLGNSKPKKNMAAICAAHDIPYSATASVGYPKDIERKVKKAISIKGPKFLHIFVPCPLGWKHDPSATIKIAKLAVETGLFPVVEYEGIKISKVMQFKELKPISEFLKVQGRFKHLMKDSPEIKEAVEFLNKIVQENIERYSLIK; the protein is encoded by the coding sequence ATGCAGGAAGATCTATTTGTTGCTGGACATACTGCTTGTGCTGGTTGCGGCCAGTCATTAGCAGCCAGAATAGTGCTTAATACGGCTGGAAGAGATACAATCATTACTAATGCAACCGGATGTCTTGAAGTTTTTTCGACCGGTTTTCCTCAGACAGCGTGGAAAGTTCCTTTTATACACTCTCTTTTTGAAAATGCTTCTGCAGTTGCATCAGGAGTTGAGATTGGCTTAAAGGCTTTAGGCATAAAAGATGGAGTAAATGTTGTATCTCAGGGCGGTGATGGCGGTACAGCGGATATAGGCCTACAGTCTCTTTCTGGAATGCTTGAGAGAGGTCATGATATTCTATATGTTATGTATGACAATGAAGCCTATATGAATACAGGTATTCAGAGAAGCGGAATGACGCCTACATATGCCAGCACGACAACTTCTCCCGTGGGCAAGCTATCCTTAGGTAACTCTAAGCCCAAGAAGAATATGGCTGCAATCTGTGCTGCTCATGATATTCCTTATTCGGCCACTGCCTCTGTTGGATATCCTAAAGATATTGAAAGAAAGGTTAAAAAAGCTATATCTATAAAAGGACCTAAATTTCTTCATATTTTTGTTCCTTGTCCTTTAGGCTGGAAGCACGATCCTTCAGCTACAATAAAAATAGCAAAGCTAGCTGTTGAGACAGGACTATTTCCAGTTGTAGAGTATGAGGGCATTAAGATCTCAAAAGTGATGCAGTTTAAGGAGTTAAAACCTATAAGCGAGTTTCTAAAGGTTCAAGGCAGGTTTAAGCACCTTATGAAAGATAGTCCTGAGATTAAAGAGGCTGTAGAATTTCTTAATAAGATTGTTCAGGAGAATATAGAGAGATATAGCTTGATTAAGTAA